A single Streptomyces sp. Edi2 DNA region contains:
- a CDS encoding class I SAM-dependent methyltransferase, producing MPFNHNDHYHRLLLRHLPKTCRTALDVGCGTGRFARRLAGRGIDVHAVDPSAEVVAHARATAGEPADGSPLPRFEHADVTRLELPTGHYEFISCLAAIHHMPFETVTPLRKALAPGGVLVILGCYPEKSAADWAWSLAAVPVNAVARLAVAAAEGRRPAGAAPVQAPVAPPDVPLSRIRRDAAVLLPGCRIRRLLFWRYLLVFRENGLPPGG from the coding sequence ATGCCGTTCAACCACAATGATCACTATCACCGGCTGCTGTTACGCCACCTGCCGAAGACCTGCCGCACCGCACTCGATGTGGGCTGCGGGACGGGCCGGTTCGCCCGCCGCCTGGCCGGGCGGGGAATCGACGTCCATGCGGTGGACCCGTCGGCCGAGGTCGTTGCGCACGCACGTGCCACCGCCGGGGAGCCGGCGGACGGCTCCCCGCTTCCCCGCTTCGAGCACGCGGATGTCACCCGGCTCGAACTCCCCACCGGGCACTACGAGTTCATCTCGTGCCTGGCGGCCATCCACCACATGCCCTTCGAGACCGTCACCCCACTGCGCAAGGCACTGGCGCCGGGTGGCGTGCTGGTCATCCTGGGCTGCTATCCGGAGAAGTCGGCGGCCGACTGGGCCTGGAGCCTGGCGGCCGTACCGGTGAACGCGGTGGCACGTCTCGCCGTCGCCGCCGCGGAGGGACGCCGTCCGGCCGGTGCCGCTCCCGTGCAGGCCCCCGTCGCGCCGCCGGACGTACCGCTGTCCCGGATTCGCCGGGACGCCGCCGTGCTGCTTCCCGGGTGCCGGATCCGCCGGCTGCTCTTCTGGCGCTATCTGCTGGTGTTCCGCGAGAACGGGCTCCCGCCGGGCGGGTGA
- a CDS encoding SDR family oxidoreductase: protein MSRAVLVTGASRGIGRAVAEIFAAHGDRVALHYASRRAAAQEAFEGLAGSGHVLVQGDVSTPEGAAAIVEAAVDGLGGVDVLVNNAAANRAHPLDRTSFDEWRSAWRQIVDVNLLGAADVTYHAARSMIEREVEGRIVSIGSRGAFRGEPDHPAYGAAKAALHAMGQSLAVHLAPYGIGVASVAPGFVATERVADRLTEDVRQQSPFGRVATPQEVASAVHYLASPAAVWTSGTVLDVNGASYLR from the coding sequence ATGAGCCGGGCGGTGCTGGTGACCGGGGCTTCGCGGGGGATCGGCCGGGCGGTTGCCGAGATCTTCGCCGCGCACGGCGACCGGGTCGCCCTGCATTACGCGTCACGGCGGGCGGCGGCGCAGGAGGCGTTCGAGGGGCTGGCGGGGAGCGGGCATGTGCTGGTGCAGGGGGATGTGAGCACGCCCGAGGGGGCGGCGGCGATTGTCGAGGCGGCCGTGGACGGGCTGGGCGGCGTCGATGTGCTCGTCAACAACGCGGCCGCGAACCGGGCGCATCCACTGGACCGTACGTCGTTCGACGAGTGGCGGAGCGCCTGGCGGCAGATCGTGGACGTGAACCTGCTGGGGGCGGCGGACGTCACCTACCACGCGGCGCGGAGCATGATCGAGCGTGAGGTGGAGGGACGGATCGTCAGCATCGGGTCGCGTGGGGCGTTCCGCGGCGAGCCGGATCATCCGGCGTACGGCGCGGCCAAGGCGGCGCTGCATGCAATGGGGCAGTCGCTGGCGGTCCACCTGGCGCCCTACGGCATCGGCGTGGCATCCGTGGCCCCTGGTTTCGTGGCCACCGAGCGGGTCGCGGACCGCCTCACGGAGGACGTCCGGCAGCAGAGCCCGTTCGGCCGGGTCGCCACGCCGCAGGAGGTGGCGTCCGCCGTCCACTATCTCGCCTCACCCGCCGCGGTCTGGACCTCCGGGACGGTGCTTGACGTCAACGGGGCGTCGTATCTGCGCTGA
- a CDS encoding polysaccharide deacetylase family protein, giving the protein MASEQRTKTRRRFVQAAVVVGALAAGRTLLPAGGGAPENDGPPRARPRPPDPHAVPAGPVPARGPAGAAHDPQSYRLRPMAGETSRSGPGASPPHPEVAFHLSTDRREIFLTFDDGPHPFHTPDVLRVLRRHDVRATFFVIGENAIEFPGLLCDIADEGHAVGNHTWTHPQLTALPPGAVRSELGRTSSLIEDLLGTAPDLARAPYGEWDDPALSICNDLGMSPVGWAIDSQDWTLPGAGTIAHTVLGAMHPGAIVLSHDGGGDRRQTVAALEWYLPRLLEEGYRPIRIEP; this is encoded by the coding sequence ATGGCATCCGAGCAGCGCACGAAGACGCGGCGGAGGTTCGTGCAGGCCGCGGTCGTGGTCGGGGCGCTCGCCGCCGGCCGCACCCTGCTCCCGGCCGGCGGCGGTGCTCCGGAGAACGACGGGCCACCACGGGCCCGGCCCCGGCCGCCGGACCCGCACGCCGTGCCGGCCGGGCCCGTACCCGCCCGCGGTCCGGCCGGTGCGGCGCACGACCCCCAGTCGTACCGGCTCCGTCCGATGGCCGGCGAGACCTCCCGGTCCGGCCCGGGCGCCTCGCCGCCGCACCCCGAGGTCGCCTTCCACCTCTCCACCGACCGCCGCGAAATCTTCCTCACCTTCGACGACGGACCCCACCCCTTCCACACCCCCGATGTCCTGCGGGTTCTGCGCCGGCACGACGTCCGGGCCACGTTCTTCGTCATCGGCGAGAACGCCATCGAATTCCCGGGGCTGCTGTGCGACATCGCCGACGAGGGCCATGCCGTCGGCAATCACACCTGGACGCATCCGCAGCTGACGGCGCTGCCGCCGGGCGCCGTCCGCAGCGAACTCGGCCGCACCAGCAGCCTGATCGAGGACCTTCTCGGCACCGCCCCCGACCTGGCCCGCGCCCCGTACGGCGAGTGGGACGACCCCGCCCTGAGCATCTGCAACGACCTGGGCATGTCCCCCGTCGGCTGGGCGATCGACTCACAGGACTGGACCCTCCCCGGGGCCGGGACCATCGCGCACACCGTCCTGGGTGCGATGCACCCCGGCGCGATCGTCCTGTCGCACGACGGGGGCGGTGACCGCCGGCAGACCGTCGCGGCTCTGGAGTGGTATCTGCCGCGCCTGCTGGAGGAGGGGTACCGTCCGATCCGCATCGAGCCCTGA
- a CDS encoding APC family permease → MSPFFRPKRMMVGRPLDSARLGETLLPKRLALPIFCSDPLSSVAYATEEILLVVGLGGVALLHLTWYAAAAIVLVLVVVVASYRQTCYAYPGGGGAYIVSAQNLGRNAALTAASALLVDYVLTVAVSVVSGVAAITSAIPSLGGHDMALSVGFVALLAMMNLRGLRESGRVFAVPTYGFVFFIYLMFAFAAVRIATGTTPRAESADLPLHAVSSYTGLALVLLGMRAFASGCTALTGVEAISNGVPAFRRPKSRNAATTLLIMGFFSVTMFAGITALAMLYDVHVAVEPTELGLPPNTPTSTALAQIARATFGEVTVLFYLLQAFTAGVLILAANTAFNGFPMLASILAEDRYVPRQLHNRGDRLVFSNGIILLALAAIGLIILFKAELTHLIQLYIIGVFVSFTLSQTGMVRHWRTVLAERGLPARERVRHRRSQAINAVGAVLTGVVLVVVLITKFTHGAWIVVIAMPLLFMGMRAVHQHYARVSREVAIAPDARPWEPAGNYVLVLVNALNAPTLKALGYARAMRPTSLDALLVAIDPGDARGLREQWDAHDIDVPLRVLSAPYRDFTRPVIDHVLGVCARHPGGAVTVVIPEYLVGRWWEQPLHNQSALRLKARLLFTPGVTVVNVPYRLP, encoded by the coding sequence ATGAGTCCATTCTTCAGGCCGAAGCGGATGATGGTGGGCCGTCCGCTGGACAGTGCGCGGCTCGGTGAGACGCTGCTGCCGAAGCGACTGGCGCTACCGATCTTCTGCAGCGACCCGCTGTCCTCGGTCGCCTACGCCACCGAGGAGATCCTGCTGGTCGTCGGCCTCGGTGGGGTCGCTCTGCTCCATCTGACCTGGTACGCCGCGGCCGCCATCGTGCTGGTGCTGGTCGTCGTGGTGGCGTCCTACCGGCAGACCTGTTACGCGTATCCCGGGGGCGGCGGGGCCTACATCGTCAGCGCGCAGAACCTCGGGCGGAACGCGGCGCTCACCGCGGCCAGTGCGCTGCTCGTGGACTATGTGCTCACCGTCGCGGTGTCCGTGGTCTCCGGCGTCGCCGCGATCACCTCCGCGATTCCGTCGCTCGGCGGCCATGACATGGCGCTGTCCGTCGGGTTCGTGGCCCTGCTGGCGATGATGAACCTGCGCGGCCTTCGGGAATCAGGGCGGGTCTTCGCCGTCCCCACCTACGGGTTCGTCTTCTTCATCTATCTGATGTTCGCGTTCGCGGCGGTGCGGATCGCCACCGGCACGACCCCGCGCGCGGAATCCGCGGATCTGCCGCTGCACGCCGTCTCCTCCTACACCGGCCTGGCCCTTGTCCTGCTGGGGATGCGGGCCTTCGCCTCCGGCTGCACCGCCCTGACCGGCGTCGAGGCGATCAGCAACGGAGTGCCCGCCTTCCGCAGACCGAAGAGCCGCAACGCCGCCACCACGCTGCTCATCATGGGCTTCTTCTCCGTCACCATGTTCGCCGGGATCACGGCCCTGGCGATGCTCTACGACGTGCATGTCGCGGTGGAGCCCACCGAACTGGGGCTGCCGCCGAACACCCCGACCTCCACCGCCCTCGCCCAGATCGCCCGCGCCACCTTCGGCGAGGTCACCGTGCTCTTCTATCTGCTGCAGGCGTTCACGGCCGGGGTGCTGATCCTCGCCGCCAACACCGCTTTCAACGGCTTCCCGATGCTCGCGTCGATCCTCGCCGAGGACCGCTACGTCCCCCGGCAGTTGCACAACCGCGGTGACCGGCTGGTGTTCTCCAACGGCATCATCCTGCTCGCGCTGGCCGCCATCGGGCTGATCATCCTGTTCAAGGCGGAACTCACCCACCTCATCCAGCTCTACATCATCGGCGTCTTCGTCTCCTTCACGCTCTCCCAGACCGGCATGGTCCGGCACTGGCGGACCGTACTCGCCGAACGAGGGCTGCCGGCCCGCGAACGGGTCCGGCACCGGCGCTCCCAGGCGATCAACGCGGTCGGCGCGGTACTCACCGGCGTGGTCCTGGTCGTCGTCCTGATCACCAAGTTCACGCACGGCGCCTGGATCGTGGTGATCGCCATGCCGCTGCTCTTCATGGGGATGCGCGCGGTGCACCAGCACTACGCGCGGGTGTCGCGGGAGGTGGCCATCGCCCCGGACGCGCGGCCCTGGGAGCCGGCAGGAAACTATGTCCTGGTGCTGGTCAACGCGTTGAACGCACCCACGCTCAAGGCTCTTGGCTACGCCCGTGCGATGCGCCCCACCTCACTGGACGCGCTGCTCGTCGCGATCGATCCCGGCGATGCGCGGGGGCTGCGCGAGCAGTGGGACGCCCATGACATCGACGTACCGCTGCGGGTGCTCAGCGCGCCCTACCGGGACTTCACCCGGCCGGTGATCGACCACGTCCTGGGCGTCTGTGCCCGGCATCCGGGCGGCGCCGTCACGGTCGTCATCCCCGAATACCTCGTCGGGCGCTGGTGGGAACAGCCGCTGCACAACCAGAGTGCCTTGCGGCTCAAGGCACGACTGCTGTTCACGCCGGGGGTGACGGTGGTCAACGTGCCCTACCGGCTCCCCTAG
- a CDS encoding GNAT family N-acetyltransferase encodes MSFSSSPAPERLTTDRLVLRPWTTAEATAVLGNTRSVHWADDFPAEGDRVIAGLFEQHPAWLGVYGHRLIIERDSGLVVGSIGLFWPPAEGTIEIGYGLVASRRGRGYATEAARALANFAFTVPEVHTVAAGAELSNPASVRVLEKAGFHRWTTEDTVARFRIVRRDRHEQ; translated from the coding sequence GTGTCTTTCTCCTCTTCACCAGCCCCTGAGCGGCTGACCACCGACCGCCTCGTCCTTCGGCCCTGGACCACCGCCGAGGCAACTGCGGTCCTCGGCAACACCCGGTCGGTGCACTGGGCGGACGACTTCCCCGCCGAAGGCGACCGCGTCATAGCCGGCCTCTTCGAGCAGCACCCCGCCTGGCTCGGCGTATACGGCCACCGTCTGATCATCGAACGTGACAGTGGCCTGGTGGTGGGCTCCATCGGCCTGTTCTGGCCTCCCGCCGAAGGAACCATCGAGATCGGATACGGCCTGGTGGCGTCCCGCCGCGGCCGGGGCTATGCCACCGAGGCCGCCCGCGCCCTGGCGAACTTCGCCTTCACCGTGCCCGAGGTCCACACCGTGGCCGCGGGCGCGGAGTTGTCCAACCCGGCCTCCGTGCGCGTGCTGGAGAAGGCGGGCTTCCACCGGTGGACCACCGAGGACACCGTGGCCCGCTTCAGGATCGTCAGACGGGACCGCCACGAGCAGTGA
- a CDS encoding VOC family protein, with product MRVTAFDHLVLNVADVERSLAFYCGPLGLEPVRVDAWRAGEVSFPSVRVSPTTLIDLAQGPGEGSNVDHLCLVVEPLDWQEVIDSGEFTVVDGPGPRFGARGEGQSLYVSDPDGNTVELRWYPHDAQDTAAKS from the coding sequence ATGCGCGTCACCGCCTTCGACCACCTCGTGCTGAACGTCGCCGACGTCGAGCGGTCGCTCGCCTTCTACTGCGGACCGCTCGGCCTGGAGCCGGTCCGCGTCGACGCCTGGCGCGCAGGCGAGGTGTCCTTCCCCTCCGTACGCGTGAGCCCGACGACCCTCATCGACCTCGCCCAGGGACCCGGCGAGGGCTCCAATGTCGACCACCTCTGCCTGGTCGTCGAACCCCTGGACTGGCAGGAGGTCATCGACTCGGGCGAGTTCACGGTGGTCGACGGCCCCGGACCACGCTTCGGTGCCCGCGGCGAGGGCCAGTCCCTCTACGTCAGCGACCCGGACGGCAACACCGTCGAACTCCGCTGGTATCCGCACGACGCCCAGGACACGGCCGCAAAGTCCTAG
- a CDS encoding ionic transporter y4hA: MIAGLRSPVLHWTGVLPVLAVVLLALTWGRALPVALVVLVSCFLAGAVLAAVHHAEVIAHRVGEPFGSLVLAIAVTIIEVALIVTLMAGGGTKSTTLARDTVFAAVMITCNGIVGLSLLVGSLRRKVAVFNAEGTGAALATVTTVAGLSLVLPTFTTSTPGPRFSTPQLVFAALAALVLYALFVTTQTVRHRDYFLPVTTSGEVIHGADHADPPSARAALTSLGLLALALIAVIGLAKAVSPAIESGVVAAGLPSSVVGVVIALLVLLPESIAAVRAAHRDRVQTSLNLGLGSAMASIGLTIPAVALVTVWLPVPLDLGLGASHMVLLALTVIVGTLTVIPGRATPLQGGVHLALLAAYLVPAVSP, from the coding sequence ATGATCGCCGGCCTCCGCTCACCCGTCCTGCACTGGACCGGTGTGCTGCCGGTGCTGGCGGTGGTGCTGCTGGCCCTGACGTGGGGGCGCGCACTGCCGGTCGCCCTGGTGGTGCTGGTGTCCTGCTTTCTGGCCGGGGCGGTGCTGGCCGCGGTGCATCACGCGGAGGTGATCGCGCACCGGGTGGGAGAGCCGTTCGGGTCACTGGTCCTGGCGATCGCGGTGACCATCATCGAGGTGGCGCTGATCGTCACGCTGATGGCCGGCGGCGGCACCAAGAGCACCACACTGGCCCGGGACACCGTCTTCGCGGCGGTCATGATCACCTGTAACGGCATCGTGGGGCTGTCCTTGCTGGTCGGCTCGCTCCGGCGCAAGGTCGCCGTCTTCAACGCCGAGGGCACCGGAGCGGCGCTGGCGACGGTCACCACGGTGGCGGGGCTGAGCCTGGTCCTGCCGACGTTCACCACCAGCACGCCGGGGCCGCGGTTCTCCACCCCGCAACTGGTCTTCGCCGCACTGGCCGCGCTGGTCCTCTACGCCCTGTTCGTGACCACCCAAACGGTCCGGCACCGGGACTACTTCCTTCCGGTGACCACATCCGGCGAGGTGATTCACGGCGCGGACCATGCCGACCCGCCCTCGGCACGGGCCGCACTGACCAGCCTCGGACTGCTGGCGCTGGCGCTGATCGCGGTGATCGGCCTGGCCAAGGCGGTGTCACCGGCCATCGAGTCCGGTGTGGTCGCGGCCGGCCTGCCCTCGTCCGTGGTGGGCGTGGTGATCGCGCTGCTGGTCCTGCTGCCGGAGAGCATCGCGGCGGTCCGCGCGGCGCACCGTGACCGGGTGCAGACGAGCCTGAACCTGGGTCTGGGCTCGGCGATGGCCAGCATCGGCCTGACCATCCCGGCCGTCGCGCTGGTCACCGTCTGGCTGCCGGTCCCCCTGGACCTGGGCCTGGGGGCCAGTCATATGGTGCTGCTCGCCCTGACCGTGATCGTCGGCACCCTGACCGTGATCCCCGGCCGTGCCACCCCGCTGCAGGGCGGCGTCCATCTGGCCCTGCTGGCCGCGTACCTCGTGCCGGCGGTCAGCCCGTAG